In Euphorbia lathyris chromosome 2, ddEupLath1.1, whole genome shotgun sequence, the sequence TGATATGAGAAATTGGGAGGGAGACTGACCCTAATAAAGCAGTGGAGATGCTTCTCTTTTGGCCAATAATGATGATATCAGCACCCAACTTGTCACTTTTATCAAGAATAGCATTAGCTCTatccttttcctttcctttgttATCCATATCGATCCATTCTGTACGGATACTTAGTTTAGGATGAGCAATTTCACACACATTTATCATCGCTTCCAGAaaattttcttctccttctatATTCagattcgaagaagaagaaggagaaggcaAGCTCGATCTCCGATGAAGGAATGAAAATGTGTTCCGCCATGAATGAGGATTTTCAACATGAAGAAGAATCAATTCATCCTTCTCTAAAACGACATGAGAAATTGCATATTGAAAAGCACCTGCTGATTCTCTGGTAGGTTCAGCTACAAGCATAACCTTCCTTGTTGTCGGCGAGGTTCCACTTTCCATGGCTCTTTAACCATGAAAAGGGGATGCCTGCTGCCAGTGCCACCACCGCCGAACCAAGGTTTTTTTCAGGTGGGACTTTTTATGGGAATGGAATAGTggtttatttttcatattgttagggcttaatttttgttttgtttcaaGTTGTTGGCTGTGATTTTTGTTCTGTTTCTTTCCCAAATTTGGCAGAGACGTTCATCTCATTGTTTTCTTATGCTAAATCTAGACCAACCCTTTGACTCGGTCAATTGGGGAAAAGTTTAATTGAATTTTCAATCCAAGTTATTTTGCTATTAAAATACATATGGattgaaatttaattttacaGCTCATCTCATAAGtaagaatttttatttataattaatagggttaagttaaaaaaaaaaaaaatcaatgtgTCAAAATAGGTAAGAGGGaataagggtttttttttttttttggtttttgtgaccaagaggtctgctaataacaaattaaaatgatTGTTGTTAATCTGAAAATttataatattctaagcaactttaattctttaacttaATTTAAATATTGTTTAGTGGGAGAGAAAGCAAATATTTAGAGAGAAATCTCCAAGAATaatgattttggaaaaaaataaaaattgatttcaTAATAAATGTGGTACTAATCAacattaattcttgaaaatttccaTTTTGATCTTTAACTGTTATTTTTATAGTGTTAAtctaaaatatttttgttttgaggAAA encodes:
- the LOC136219464 gene encoding uncharacterized protein, with translation MESGTSPTTRKVMLVAEPTRESAGAFQYAISHVVLEKDELILLHVENPHSWRNTFSFLHRRSSLPSPSSSSNLNIEGEENFLEAMINVCEIAHPKLSIRTEWIDMDNKGKEKDRANAILDKSDKLGADIIIIGQKRSISTALLGYKRSSSGLKAFDTTEYLIEKSKCTCVAVQKKGQNAGYVLNSKTHRNFWLLA